Proteins found in one Planococcus citri chromosome 2, ihPlaCitr1.1, whole genome shotgun sequence genomic segment:
- the Sf3b3 gene encoding splicing factor 3B subunit 3, producing the protein MFLYHLTLQRATGVVQAVHGNFSGGKTQEILVSRGKILELLRPDPNTGKVHTLLTVEVFGIVRSMMSFRLTGGSKDYMVVGSDSGRIVILEYNPTKNMLEKVHQETFGKSGCRRIVPGQYLAVDPKGRAVMIGAIEKQKLVYILNRDAEARLTISSPLEAHKSSTLVYHMVGVDVGFDNPLFACLEIDYEEADSDPSGEAALKTHQTLTFYEMNLGLNHVVRKYSEPLEEHANFLISVPGDKDGPSGVLICSENYLTYKNLGDQHDIRCPIPRRRNDLDDPERGMIFVCSATHKTKSMFFFLLQTEQGDIFKVTLETDDEMVTEIKLKYFDTVPVATSLCVLKTGFLFVASEFGNHYLYQIAHLGDDDDEPEFSSAMPLEEGDTFFFAPRQLRNLVLVDEMESLSPILSCHVADLAGEDTPQLYMACGRGPRSSVRVLRHGLEVSEMAVSELPGAPNAVWTVKRRIDEEFDAYIIVSFLNATLVLSIGETVEEVSDSGFLGTTPTLSCSALGEDAVVQVYPDGVRHIRSDKRMHDWKVPGKKKILKCAVNQRQVVIALTGGELVYFEMDPTGQLNEYKERKEMAADVVCMALANAPSGEQMSRFLAVGLADNTVRIISLDPSDCLSQVDTQALPAAAESLCIVEMGVGSSQEPQTSNGMNEEPVGPSVLYLNIGLTNGVLLRTILDSVTGNIGDTRTRYLGTKPVKLFRIHMQGSEAVLAMSSRTWLSYYYQNRFHLTPLSYESLEYASGFSSEQCPEGIVAISTNTLRILALDKLGAVFNQISFPVQYTPRKFVIHPETKHMIIVETEHNAYTEETKKQRRIQMAEEMKEAAGEEEQELAKEMADAFLSEDLPEHLFGAPKAGPGMWASVVRILEPIEGRTEKIISFEQNEAVVSIGLVRFYTYPDTLFLVLGVAKDLQLNPRQVNGGFLYTYKVNSTCTGLEFVHKTPVDEVPTAICAFQGRVLVGVGRLLRLYDIGKKKLLRKCENKHIPNLIVNIESMGTRIYVSDVQESVYMVRYKRAENQLIIFADDTQPRWITTMTTLDYNTVACADKFGNVAVIRIASSISDEVDEDPTGNKSLWDRGLLNGASQKADFISNFHVGEICMSLQKATLIPGGSESLVYTTLSGTVGVFVPFTQHEDQDFFQNLEMHMRAENPPLCGRDHLSFRSYYYPVKNVIDGDLCEQYNSIEAAKQKSIAEDLDKTPGEVAKKLEDMRTKYAF; encoded by the exons ATGTTCTTGTACCACCTAACGTTACAACGTGCCACCGGCGTTGTCCAAGCCGTCCATGGCAACTTCAGTGGAGGTAAAACTCAAGAAATTTTGGTTTCTCGAGGAAAAATACTTGAATTGTTACGACCAGATCCAAACACTGGTAAAGTACACACTCTATTGACAGTTGAAGTGTTCGGTATCGTACGTTCTATGATGTCTTTTCGACTTACCGGTGGAAGTAAAG ATTATATGGTAGTTGGTTCAGATTCTGGTAGAATTGTTATCTTGGAGTATAATCCAACGAAAAATATGTTGGAAAAAGTTCATCAAGAAACTTTTGGTAAAAGTGGATGCCGTCGAATTGTACCTGGGCAATATCTTGCTGTTGATCCGAAAGGGCGAGCTGTTATGATAG GTGCCATTGAGAAGCAAAAATTAGTCTATATTTTGAATCGTGACGCTGAAGCGCGTTTAACTATATCGTCACCGTTAGAAGCCCATAAAAGCAGTACTTTAGTGTATCATATGGTTGGCGTCGATGTAGGTTTTGACAACCCTCTATTTGCTTGCTTAGAAATAGATTACGAAGAAGCGGATAGTGATCCATCTGGAGAAGCTGCTCTAAAAACTCATCAAACTTTGACGTTTTACGAAATGAATTTAGGTTTAAATCATGTCGTTCGTAAATACAGCGAACCGCTCGAAGAACatgctaattttttaatatccgTACCGGGCGATAAAGATGGCCCCAGTGGAGTACTTATTTGTTCGGAGAATTATCTAACTTATAAAAATCTCGGAGATCAGCACGATATACGATGCCCTATTCCTCGAAGACGa AATGACTTAGACGACCCAGAACGAGGAATGATATTTGTATGTTCAGCTACGCATAAAACCAAatcaatgtttttctttttacttcaAACCGAGCAAGGGGATATTTTCAAAGTAACTTTGGAAACTGACGACGAAATGGTTACCGAAATTAAGCTAAAATACTTCGACACAGTTCCTGTTGCTACGTCTTTATGTGTTTTGAAAACTGGTTTCTTATTTGTCGCATCAGAATTTGGAAATCA ttattTGTATCAAATTGCGCATCTGGGTGATGACGATGACGAACCTGAATTCAGTTCTGCTATGCCCCTCGAAGAAGGAGATACGTTTTTCTTCGCTCCGAGACAGCTACGTAATTTAGTTTTGGTTGATGAGATGGAATCTCTGTCGCCTATACTGAGTTGCCATGTGGCTGATTTAG ctGGAGAAGATACTCCTCAGCTTTACATGGCTTGCGGTCGCGGACCTCGATCTTCTGTACGAGTTCTACGACACGGATTAGAAGTATCCGAAATGGCTGTTTCTGAACTACCAGGTGCTCCCAATGCTGTATGGACTGTCAAAAGACGTATTGATG AGGAGTTCGATGCCTACATTATTGTATCTTTTTTAAACGCTACGCTGGTATTGTCGATTGGTGAAACCGTAGAAGAAGTCTCTGATTCTGGATTTTTGGGTACGACGCCCACTTTATCGTGTTCTGCGTTAGGTGAAGATGCTGTTGTACAg GTATATCCTGATGGTGTCAGACATATAAGATCAGATAAAAGAATGCACGACTGGAAAGTCCCTGGTAAAAAGAAGATATTGAAGTGTGCTGTCAATCAACGTCAAGTTGTGATTGCTTTGACCGGTGGTGAATTGGTGTACTTCGAAATGGATCCG acTGGTCAATTGAACGAAtacaaagaaagaaaagaaatggcTGCAGATGTCGTATGTATGGCTTTAGCAAATGCACCTTCTGGAGAACAAATGTCCAGATTTCTAGCAGTGGGCCTGGCTGACAACACTGTTCGAATTATTTCTTTAGATCCATCG GATTGTCTTTCGCAAGTAGACACACAAGCATTACCGGCCGCTGCCGAATCATTATGTATTGTAGAAATGGGCGTTGGCAGCTCCCAAGAACCGCAAACCAGCAACGGCATGAACGAAGAACCTGTCGGCCCTTCTGTACTATACCTGAATATAGGATTAACAAACGGCGTATTATTACGTACGATATTAGACAGCGTTACTGGTAATATCGGCGACACCCGGACGAGATATTTGGGTACGAAACCGGTTAAATTGTTCAGAATCCATATGCAAGGCAGCGAAGCTGTATTGGCCATGTCCAGTCGTACGTGGTTGAGTTACTATTACCAAAATCGTTTCCATTTGACGCCTTTATCGTACGAAAGTCTCGAATACGCTTCCGGTTTCTCATCGGAGCAATGTCCCGAAGGCATAGTAGCCATATCGACCAACACATTGCGTATTCTTGCTTTGGATAAACTCGGAGCggtatttaatcaaatttcattccCTGTTCAGTACACTCCGCGTAAATTCGTCATACACCCCGAGACGAAACACATGATAATCGTCGAAACTGAACACAACGCGTATACggaagaaacgaaaaaacaacgtcGTATACAGATGGCCGAAGAAATGAAAGAAGCCGCCGGCGAAGAAGAACAAGAGCTGGCTAAAGAAATGGCTGACGCTTTTTTGAGCGAAGACCTACCGGAACATTTATTCGGCGCTCCGAAAGCTGGACCTGGAATGTGGGCTTCGGTAGTTCGTATTTTGGAACCGATCGAAGGCCGGactgaaaaaatcatcagtttCGAGCAAAACGAAGCCGTCGTTAGTATCGGTTTAGTCAGATTCTATACGTATCCGGATACATTATTTTTAGTACTGGGTGTGGCTAAAGATTTACAGCTGAATCCTAGACAAGTCAATGGTGGATTTTTGTACACCTATAAGGTGAATTCCACGTGTACTGGGTTAGAATTCGTACACAAAACTCCGGTCGATGAAGTCCCAACAGCTATATGCGCTTTTCAAGGTCGAGTTCTAGTTGGCGTCGGCAGATTACTGCGATTGTACGATATTGGTAAAAAGAAACTGTTGCGTAAATGCGAAAATAAACATATTCCTAATTTAATCGTGAACATCGAATCGATGGGTACGCGTATTTACGTTAGTGACGTTCAAGAAAGCGTCTACATGGTTCGATATAAAAGAGCGGAAAATCAGCTAATTATTTTCGCCGACGACACTCAACCACGATGGATTACAACGATGACAACTCTCGACTATAATACGGTCGCTTGCGCCGATAAATTCGGTAACGTCGCTGTTATAAGAATCGCTAGCTCGATATCGGATGAAGTAGACGAAGATCCGACCGGTAATAAATCTCTATGGGATCGAGGATTGTTGAACGGAGCTTCGCAGAAAGCCGATTTTATCTCCAATTTTCACGTCGGCGAAATTTGCATGTCCTTGCAAAAAGCTACCCTTATTCCTGGTGGTAGCGAATCCTTGGTGTATACCACGTTGAGTGGCACTGTCGGAGTATTCGTACCGTTTACCCAACACGAAGATCAAGACTTCTTCCAGAATTTAGAAATGCATATGCGAGCGGAAAATCCACCGTTGTGCGGTAGAGATCATTTATCCTTCAGATCGTATTATTATCCGGTTAAA aatGTCATCGATGGTGATTTATGCGAACAATATAATTCGATCGAAGCTGCTAAACAGAAAAGTATCGCAGAAGATTTGGATAAAACTCCCGGTGAAGTTGCTAAGAAACTAGAAGATATGAGAACTAAATACGCGTTTTAA
- the Pex12 gene encoding peroxisome assembly protein 12-A — protein MAERGAHLSATFVKKPSIFELIAQDTLANTFYSAFQHIANQLTSKNPTRYGYLVEWFEELYFGFNFLLQFHYLKNYDATFSERFYSLKRILIRTNTPNVTDLTMKHKFLSLMFSVFFPYIRNKLQEAAKNAENGEENHLLKKIPKDYHRFIVQLYKSSHIIIESFYIFYYLRYMIGKSETHSVLLRLAGVTLVYYHEKPQTIKCWRNTLKDIISGNWRSSIDLLNVLKGFFGRSLEITAFFIQFLSWWHSEQLHSKFTAYPIPPAPHNEVEQLNKVKLDNICPICKNSFKIPTALTVSGYVFCFKCIRKHIIENKKCPVTQLAATADDLVRLYADP, from the exons ATGGCTGAAAGAGGTGCACATTTATCAGCAACGTTTGTGAAGaaaccttcaatttttgaattgattgcCCAAGATACTTTGGCGAATACGTTTTATTCGGCGTTTCAACATATAGCTAAT CAATTGACTTCCAAAAATCCAACTCGTTATGGATACTTGGTTGAATGGTTTGAAGAACTCTATTTCGGCTTCAATTTTCTATTACAATTCCACTACCTTAAAAATTATG ATGCTACATTTTCCGAACGGTTTTATAGTTTGAAGAGAATTCTCATTCGAACGAACACTCCAAATGTCACTGATTTAACCATGAAGCATAAATTTCTATCATTAATGTTCTCCGTGTTTTTCCCTTATATTAGAAATAAGCTACAAGAAGCAgctaaaaatgctgaaaatggaGAAGAAAATCATCTACTT aagaaaattccaaaagatTACCATCGATTTATCGTGCAGCTGTACAAATCATCTCATATAATCATCgaatcattttatattttttattatttaagaTACATGATTGGTAAAAGTGAAACTCATTCGGTATTGTTGCGGCTTGCCGGTGTTACGTTGGTATATTACCATGAAAAACCACAAACAATTAAATGTTGGAGAAATACTTTGAAAGATATTATTTCGGGTAACTGGAg ATCTTCAATCGACTTACTCAATGTTTTGAAAGGCTTCTTCGGTAGAAGTTTGGAAATAACTGCGTTTTTCATTCAGTTTCTAAGTTGGTGGCATTCCGAACAGCTTCATTCCAAATTTACTGCGTATCCAATACCACCTGCACCTCACAATGAA GTTGAGCAGCTCAATAAAGTCAAGCTCGATAACATTTGTCCGATTTGTAAAAACTCTTTCAAGATTCCCACAGCATTGACTGTCTCTGG ATACGTGTTCTGTTTCAAGTGCATCCGAAAGCACat